The sequence TATCCGAGACGAGAGAAGAGACAACAAGGCTGCGTGGTGGAGGGGGCACGGCACGGACAGCAGGCTGTCGATGTCCCTGAGGATCCTGTCGCCGTCATTGAGGAAGATGTTGAGGACTTCGGCGACGTGGCCCGTGCCTGCACTGCCCTCGTCCAGCTCCTGCAGCTCCTGGAAATACGCGTCCACGGCACCCTAGATCGACCACGGGGGCCAGGCAGAGAGTCAGGACAAGGAGAGGTCAGGGGACAGCCAGTCGAAACCCATCATCAGAGCAGTGGGCACGGTGGCTATAGAGGGGAGGGATGGGACTCACCGTGGCGTACATCATGGTGAGGTGGGCTTGGAGCTGGGTCCTGAGCTCGGCGGCGGCCTCCATGGCGATGTTGGGGCGGCGAGAGAGCACTTCACGGGAGGGACGGGATTggaagctgctgctgctgcggtgGCGGAGTGGACGAGGACAGGCGAGGAGTGCGGTGCAGCGGCACATTTATTCTACTGGCTGGCACAGCGAGTGTGCTTCGAATTCGATTACTCTACTGGCTGGCAGCGAATGTTCTAGTGCTCCATTAGTGTGCTGGCTGGCAGCCATATTAATGAAGAGCTTGGAGATGGCGTGCatcagtgcatgcatgcatgcagttaCCTTTGGACCGATGTGTTGTTGCAAACCGGCCTAGCACTCGCCGGCGATCACCGTAGACACGATCACAGAGGAAGAAGATACACACAAAAAATTTGGTGGCACACAAATAGCAACCGCACAAACGACGTTTTCTGTTTTTCACTTCGAGCTCGAACTCAATCTCCACAGCGAACTACATAGGAGGGAGGGGGCTTTATACCCGCGTGCACAGACACGCCAGCCTGTGCTCATAAGCACCCCACTCACACGACCTGCACGTCCCGCGCTCTGCGCGCATGCACGCGCACTACACGGCCACTTCCGGCGCCCGATGCGGTCTCGCCTCCCCGACTATCTCGCTAATAGACGCACACACTCACGCGCACATACACGCTGactcacgcacacatgcacacacccGCGGACATGCGCCCGTGCCTGCCACGGGCCGGACTCGAGgcgccaacacacacacacacacaggcacGCACACGTCCGTGCCCGCTGTGGCTTATTGCCCAACACACACCCCCTAAGTCACGGCCTAGAGGAGGCCGGACGCCTCGACGTCGACGTCCGCTCTGCCGCCGCCTTCCTTGGCCTTGTGCAGTCGCGGTGAAAGCGGCCCCGGCGCTTCCCTCCGCTGCCTAACGCCGTGCTccccccgccgccgtcgtcgtcaaaGGCAACTCCATCCTCCTATCGCCACCGCGCTGCCCACTGCACCGCCGTTAGAAGTAGCTGGTCGCCCCCACGCTCGCCTCCGTTCTCCTGTGGTGCCGCGTCCGCTCGTCGAATGCCTTCAGCCGCCCGAGGGCCTCCTCGAACGCCATCTCGTTGACGTTGCAGAATTGCTCAATCCTGGTGAAGGCAGGGTACAGGCGGTTGGGGACGGTGTCCAACAACTTCTTCACGAGCTTCCAGGTGTAGCCGTCCATGTCCTCGCCGCCCGCCATCCTCAGGCGATCGAAGTCGCCGCGGAGCGTCATGAGCTGGGCCGCCCGCACCCGATCGGTGCCGATGAAGCGCACCTTGAGGGAGTCCCATACGGCCTTCATGGTCGGTTTGTCGCCACCTGCACTGCAACCATGCCCCACAGCCCCTGGGCATCaaggattgcctccaccttgatcgCCCAAGAGGTGTAGTTGGTCGGCATTAATGGTGACCGACAGCGAGAAcgtgccaccaccgccgccgtgcGGAACGAGCGCCATGGCCGCCA is a genomic window of Triticum dicoccoides isolate Atlit2015 ecotype Zavitan unplaced genomic scaffold, WEW_v2.0 scaffold217321, whole genome shotgun sequence containing:
- the LOC119345222 gene encoding histidine-containing phosphotransfer protein 2-like encodes the protein MEAAAELRTQLQAHLTMMYATGAVDAYFQELQELDEGSAGTGHVAEVLNIFLNDGDRILRDIDSLLNKPLHEVNFSKVDALVQQLKGSSSTYDDDFFSIPVHFLL